Proteins encoded by one window of Elephas maximus indicus isolate mEleMax1 chromosome 5, mEleMax1 primary haplotype, whole genome shotgun sequence:
- the EREG gene encoding proepiregulin produces the protein MEMRGAGRVPALLLCLGFHLLQAVLSTTVIPSCIPGESDDNCTALVQTEDNPRVAQVSITKCGSDMNGYCLHGHCIFLVNMNEHYCRCDVGYTGVRCEHFFLTVHQPLSKEYVALTVILTIFFLVTVAGSLYYFCRWYRNRKSKEPKKEYERVTSGDPTLPQV, from the exons ATGGAGATGCGCGGTGCAGGTCGTGTCCCGGCGCTGCTGCTCTGCCTCG GTTTCCATCTTCTCCAAGCAGTTCTGAGCACAACTGTGATCCCATCATGCATCCCAGGAGAGTCTGACGATAACTGCACAGCTTTAG TTCAGACAGAAGACAATCCCCGGGTTGCTCAGGTATCAATAACAAAGTGCGGCTCCGACATGAATGGCTACTGTTTGCATGGACACTGCATCTTCCTGGTGAACATGAATGAGCATTACTGCAG GTGTGATGTGGGATACACTGGTGTCCGATGCGAACACTTCTTTTTAACCGTCCACCAACCCTTGAGCAAAGAATATGTGGCTTTGACTGTgattcttactattttttttcttgtcacgGTTGCAGGTTCCCTATACTACTTCTGCAGATG gtacagaaatagaaaaagtaaAGAACCAAAGAAAGAATATGAAAGGGTGACCTCTGGGGATCCAACATTGCCACAAGTCTGA